A genomic stretch from Styela clava chromosome 5, kaStyClav1.hap1.2, whole genome shotgun sequence includes:
- the LOC144422991 gene encoding uncharacterized protein LOC144422991: MDFVKIISFISLICGLRAKLKIPAGACVSKIVNGKLVQVGDCKKDDGSEIARLIKKSLDEKKKNEIKCDITYKSKCFRIVVYSTRNVTFNDGKPICKSMNNGKPANIYDLTHFQLLARYLRSLISAGGRHIQIWTGMEYKNNQLLLSSGEPITIATEKWHPVRYLSWTRVVVQAYSDPVMEEEMNNRPPSRKSNGVICEM; this comes from the exons ATGGACTTCGTCAAAATTATTTCGTTCATCTCTCTCATCTGTGGCTTGCGTGCGAAGCTAAAAATACCGG CTGGAGCCTGCGTTTCCAAGATCGTGAATGGGAAACTCGTTCAAGTTGGAGATTGCAAG AAAGACGATGGATCTG AAATCGCCAGACTGATTAAAAAGAGTcttgatgaaaagaaaaaaaatgaaa TAAAATGTGACATCACATATAAGTCAAAATGCTTCCGAATAGTTGTGTATAGTACACGGAATGTCACTTTCAATGACGGTAAACCAATCTGCAAATCAATGAACAACGGAAAACCCGCGAACATTTACGACCTCACGCATTTCCAGCTGTTGGCCCGCTATCTACGGTCGCTGATCTCTGCTGGTGGGCGACATATTCAAATCTGGACCGGGATGGAGTATAAG AACAATCAGCTTTTATTGTCAAGTGGAGAACCAATCACTATAGCAACTGAAAAGTGGCATCCGGTACGATATTTATCGTGGACACGCGTTGTTGTTCAGGCCTATAGCGACCCAGTGATGGAAGAGGAAATGAACAATCGTCCACCATCTCGCAAAAGTAACGGTGTCATCTGTGAAATGTAA
- the LOC120344533 gene encoding dual specificity testis-specific protein kinase 2-like yields the protein MEIRNIDDMKNPETDYEEVEIKETEGEKKSPPNLMRRKTWPRLLLCISDIIYWNDGEASKIGEGFFSDVYKFCHRPTGHTVVVKASKQHDECETDQAVMLKEIKVLKKLQHENIIKYLGLCAKDGRFHPVLEFINGGALDELLLDYNIALSWSEKLGFCRDVAKGMKYLHTNHVFHRDLKSANCLVRHGESGSRTVVVADFGLAREVTGDTKTPRKMSMVGTAFWMAPEMLNGKLYNSKADVFSYGILACEIMARVISDPEDLPRTSNFGLDVEKLQEKCPNCPKELMDLVKECTEVHNPLLRPEFDKIVDSLEDIESSHDTADYDVIEEILSSIEEDMVTPQCICKNQSVVSHKDTPILPQRHSGLSDDSGFGESDEGSRKLKICLNCQEDDTNNNTVGQNTQEFLHSPPPKKNTSLSRKKVSFKFVSSILTGRRRFRDDVIHEDIAPSKDMSLRRSASLPELKTEVTKPRSRAHTMSTKLSRPKSMFCNKKDDFS from the exons ATGGAAATAAGAAACATCGACGATATGAAAAATCCCGAAACag ATTACGAAGAGGTGGAGATCAAAGAGACCGAAGGAGAGAAGAAATCACCCCCCAATTTAATGCGCAGAAAAACGTGGCCGAGGCTATTGCTCTGCATAAGCGATATTATTTACTGGAACGACGGGGAGGCTTCGAAAATCGGGGAAGGATTTTTTTCAGATGTTTACAAG ttttgtCATCGGCCGACGGGACACACTGTAGTAGTAAAAGCCTCCAAGCAACATGACGAATGCGAGACAGATCAAGCCGTCATGCTGAAAGAAATCAAAGTATTAAAGAAGTTGCAGCATGAGAATATAATTAA GTACCTCGGCCTTTGTGCGAAAGATGGGAGATTTCATCCAGTGTTAGAG ttcATAAACGGCGGAGCATTGGACGAACTATTATTAGATTACAATATCGCCCTCTCGTGGTCGGAAAAGCTTGGATTTTGTCGGGATGTTGCGAAAGGAATGAAGTACCTTCACACAAACCATGTGTTTCATCGAGACTTGAAATCAGCT AATTGTCTTGTCCGCCACGGAGAGTCGGGATCTCGCACTGTTGTTGTCGCGGACTTCGGTTTAGCTCGTGAGGTCACGGGAGacacaaaaacaccaagaaaaaTGTCGATGGTGGGGACAGCGTTCTGGATGGCACCTGAAATGCTTAACGGGAAATTGTATAACAGTAAG GCAGACGTGTTCTCATACGGCATTCTGGCATGTGAGATAATGGCTCGTGTGATTTCGGACCCAGAAGATTTACCTCGGACGTCCAACTTCGGACTGGACGTTGAGAAACTTCAGGAGAAATGTCCGAACTGCCCAAAAGAGTTGATGGATTTAGTAAAAGAATGCACAGAG GTTCACAATCCGCTCCTTCGGCCCGAATTTGACAAAATTGTCGACTCGCTTGAAGACATCGAATCTTCTCACGACACGGCAgattatgacgtcattgaaGAAATTTTATCGAGCATCGAGGAAGATATGGTGACACCACAATGCATATGCAAGAACCAATCGGTTGTCTCGCACAAGGACACTCCCATTTTACCTCAAAGGCATTCCGGGCTTAGCGACGACTCGGGGTTCGGCGAATCCGACGAGGGTagtagaaaattgaaaatttgtttaaattgtCAAGAAGACGATACCAATAATAACACTGTGGGACAAAATACGCAAGAATTTTTACACTCCCCACCCCCCAAGAAAAACACTAGCTTGTCTAGAAAGAAAGTCAGTTTTAAATTCGTTTCCTCGATTTTGACTGGTCGACGAAGATTTAGAGATGACGTCATACACGAGGATATTGCCCCGTCGAAAGATATGTCGTTAAGGCGGAGTGCCAGCCTACCGGAACTAAAGACGGAAGTAACAAAACCCAGGTCAAGAGCTCATACTATGAGTACTAAGCTTTCAAGACCAAAAAGTATGTTTTGTAACAAAAAAGACgatttttcttga